The genomic window GTCATGACACGCTGTATTTATAAAGTGGTACAGAAAGGACAAATGTTACCTGTCCAACAGGTTTCAGCATGTGTTTTCAATTCATGGATGAATGTAGGAATGTTGAAAGGAGTGTATtgcttgtgttcatttttgttcaagtcACTGTTGTACTTCTATGTGAGAAAGAGCTCAATCATCAAATGGATGGCATTACTATTTTGAAGTTTCTGGTTTCTGTGTTCAGCAGTCATACAGCCTGATGTGTCGCCTGCTTTATTTGATATAGTTGATACTTAAGCCCCACATCTGCTGGAGTTTGAGCTTCATTGTGTGGTGTTTGTGGCACCCTCATTAGTTTGGGCAGTCAGTGAAATTAACCTGAATGTGAACTGTAAGTGAGTACACGTTGTGTTCAcatactagtcacttttccattgaccctcaaactgtgcaaatataacttgtgcataaaaatttgcctaatgggaaaaatgacagttttgccaaaactgtcatttttcaatgagaagtttttgcgcttgcaagagaTGGGTTTTTGGGcttagcgaaattggtatatcacgcaaaactgcaatggaaagacatttgTGTACAActagaatcacatgaacaaagaaaatgttgatggatgttacagcaagtgaagaagaagagttttaaaacaaacagtgCGGTATGTATGGACACTCgaggaaaccgaataattttggaatttagtacgggatagagtaCTGTAGAGTATAGAGTActatatatctataaatcaacgtgatatttatgtttgtcgccatgtttatggaatgagttCTCGtgacatctcacaataataaatgaacaaatcattgcatttgtgatttaatggaaaaaccgacattacacacttctggttttttgacttttaataaatatcagtaaagttttgcacatatatcCAATTTTAAAGCAACTACTGTTGGCTGCAGATGTCTGTCAGTGCAATTAGCCTAAAGGTACACAGATTTTTACCACTTGATGTAAAATCCAGGTTAATGATCAACATATTATGTCTGAGTCTGTGCGTGGAAAGCCTCTGTAAGCTGTAGACAATAATAAATCTTTTGCACGTATCTTTTCATGCTAAACTGTTCTATGTACTGTCATGTCCACAGTTCACTTTTTTGCATCATGTGTTCTTTACCCTTATGTAGTATTAGCAATGCTGCAACACCATGAGTGTAGTGGATTAATTGGCTGAAAACAAACCCTTGTGTTGAAACTCATAAGATGTGAATGGATAAGCGATGCTCTGCTCACTgttcaaaacaaaaacttttgtCTCCCTTTGACACAGTATTTTGTTAGATATGTGACAGCTGTAGGCCATCGCATAATAGGAAATTAAATTGAATATCTGGTTCTTTCCAGATATATGTCACCCAATTGTCCCTCACACTTGCACTGCTAACCCACATTGTCGAAAACAATCAAAACAAGATGCAAAGCAGAATGAATGTAATATTCAACATGTAATTGTGATCACAAACATTTGCTTACATTTGCCATTTTATTAGGTACATAATGCTTGTACCTAGTGTACCTAATGAAGTGGCCGGTGAGTGTATATGCCTCTGCTTTGGTCCATCTGCAAATAAATCGTGTTCAGAGATGGCCTGGCGTTGCTGTTTCCTTTTTGTCAACTCAAACCACTGAGGCCAGTCTCTTCTGACCTCTGGCATCAACACATGCATTTTTGCCCAGAGATGTGCCACTCGCTGGATATGTTCTCTTTTTCAGACCATTGTTTGTAAACCCAAGAGAtgattttgtgtgaaaatctcagtagatcagcagtttctgaaatactCAGACCAGCTTATCTGGCATCAACAACtatgtcaaagtcatttcagtCACCTTTCTTTCCCATTCTGTTGCTTAGTTTAAACTTCAACACATCATTTTGACCCTGTCCATGTGCCTAAATGCATTAagttgttattaaatatttgcgTTAATATACAGTTGAACAGAAGTACCTAATAAAGTGACCGGTCAGTGTATATTCAGATTGAACTCCTTTGCACTTTAATTAGTAACTGTTTATACACTACAATTAATTTGTCAGTAACTGGAACAGATTTCAGTTATATTTATTAtgtaattaaatacataaaatttaCATGTAACTACAGTAGTGACTCCTGTCTTTGATCTTATGTGACTACACTCAAATGaatccaaaaagacccaaacaacaacgacaaaaaccatctactgatataaactgttaaatacctgttgatccactaatcctatcaatgcatataaataattgttgtaaaatacagattttcatctttttatggttatcagatatgacccatttggacgttcagaggctccttagagaacatggaaacactgtcatcttgtacaacattgatttgccagtaaaacccatggagttggatcaatgacagtggatggagacacttgtttttatctttgctgtaaaagtcacgttctcttctgttttctctgtttttgatattataaccctcaattttaatctgacttttttatgaacagctacatgatcagtaaattcagtaatggaaaatacatgattttcacagaaaaaaaatgcaaaatacagagtgcacatatagaaatgatgataaattgcttcagaaaggttgaatagagagaaaaattcatttgggaactggcacaaaaatagcacttggtctttatggattaatatatCTGCTGTAATTGTATTAAATCAGTATCAGTCAAACATTGCCTCTGTAGCTGTTCTATGCATGTTAACATTAGCATTTAGCCTCAGACTGACAACCTTTAATAAATGGTTGCAAATAAATTCACACAGCCAGGCTAAAAAAGTCCCACGCTGTAACATTTAACCTTAGTCTTGTTTTCGTTAAGCTTATGCAATATAACATgtatttccattattttactttatttcccATTTTGTGGACACATAACGTTGCTGAAccaacctgaccaactgaagcaactccAGATCATAACATACCAgtacatagatatatatataggtataccaggaattctgtctgtCCTTGCATCCGTCTATCTGAGACTTTTGTCCATCCCATTTGTCAGACACCATTCACCCAAATCTTTTTAAACTGGACACACACGTGCATCATTTGGTGGCTAAATTTCAATTTTGGgatttttgtaaataaatgttttaaaatttcAGCTTAGAcaatttgtccaaccaatttctctgacattattcacccaattcttttcaaatttcacagacatgttctttacatgtgcatTTCTCTCaagttttgtacttttttttttttttttttcaaatttttgaaATGTTGTTAAAAAGATctaaagttaagactcaaaattaatcccttggtaggcagggtatcagtgatcaggaggggcaaagtgttgtgtaaCTGGGTAGGGGTATTAGTGAGctttgcttactttttcacttgaaatattttaatcactgcagtaattacccAGTGGAAGGCTTCTATGCCATGTGTGTTTTAATATATGGTACAATCATTAAGTGCAAAAAGACATGATTTGGCTAACTGTTGTACAGTCTTTTCTGAAGCTTAAACCTCTAGAAATGTCATACTGGTAGAGGTCTAGATGTGTGAATTGTTGAATTATCATTTTGTACATGTGGAATTtctccttgtgggactaataaaggaatatcttatcttattttacataTTCACATAAAAGGAGCTCAATCATCTGGTTTGAGTCTGTGAATCAATGTTACTGATATTATAAATCATGAATTGCTCTTGTCTACTTTCATTTTGTCAAACTGAATCTGAGAGGAAAAAGGTCAAGGACCCCAGCACGTTTGAATACTGGGCTGCATTTACATGTTTGACACATTAGTTCCTGTTTATTTTTGAAGCTGAATAACCactattgaaacacagtccaatctttgaGCTCTCTATCAAACttatggttgtttaagaaatgagaagctgttcATTTCAACATGTGAAGTCAACAGCACATTTTCAGCAGTTGTTGGATTAATGTCagctaactaaactaaaactgactaAACCCTGACTGAGAGTAAGGAAATTTACACAGCTGTcatattatcataatgtaaattCTCCTGAACTGAGACAGGTCACTGCCCCGACACCTGCAGCCTAAACTGGGGGAGTTTTTCTTTGACACATGTCAAAAGCCTTGTCTCATCATGTGTCTTCATGTGTTTATATGTAAATAAgtgtttttctgtgttgtttCTCTCATAGGACCAATATGATGTCATTGACAAACATACGCAATCAGGTCTCGATCTGGTGGAGCGTTACATAAAGTTCGTGAAGGAAAGGACAGAAATAGAACAAAGCTATGCCAAACAACTCAGGTGTGTCTTCAGTGTCTGTGATTCTTTTTACTCTGTGATTGTCATATAATATACATGAGTCATAGTACTAGTGCAggcttttgtctgtctgtcttacaGGAGTCTAACAAAGAAGTACACCAAACGAGGGAGCAAGGATGAGCAAGACTGCAAGTGAGAGAACATTAAAATGTCCATCTTTTCTCACTTTAGTctctttagggatgggaatcaagagtAGTAGCTcaatcccagtagctcaattccttagAACCATTAGTCTGTTTGCTCAACAATTCCACTTATCCGCTCTGTGACGTGATCgtttcatttctgtattttgtttCAGAAGCCTCtaaagcagaggtctcaaacatgcagcccgaggGACAAATCtggcccccaaagggtccagtttggcccctgggatgactttgtgaaatgaaaaaattacactgaagatattaatcattttagtccaggtttcacatacagaccaatttaatctcaagtgagttggatcagtaaaatactatcataataacctataaatactcacaactccaaatttttctctttgtaaatgtcaacattttcagttcattttactgtatttacacttaaacaaacaatcatttcacaaaaaatgtgaataacctgaacaaatgtgaacattttgaaatgtctcaaGTACAAGTTTACCagtgttctgcctgttattaaatgttttgtgtttttgtagacccactgtgctctgtaagttataatttacatatttaaatgataaactgagacataatattgttaaaattgcacatagttttcttaagaaatttcagtttgttcatgttatttacatcgttttaaaggatggttggtagatgtaaacattctcatcgcataatttgactttttttgctctaaaacatagaggaaactttggagttgtcattacttgtatattattatgttattatttcactggtccagcccacttcagatcaattttggcttaatgtggcccctgaactaaaatgagacacCCCTGCTCTGAAGTATGGTTCTATTCCACCAGTAAAGATGACACTAGGGTCGTTGGTAACATTACATTTAGATGATGACAAGGCAcagaggctgcagcaggtagatctaacactcctttaactacacctttagaaccctttatgAGGTTTGTTCATATCAAATACAAAATGTTAGTGGAGgtttgacattaaagagttaatgcaaacaaagccatttgtacCATAGTTTATTCTATAATCCATTGAGAATTGATTAGAAAATCGATAGGGAATCAAATCGATAACCGATATAATGATGGAaccagaatcattaaattcttatcaattcccatccctaattttcACAGTTTTATCAATGTAATAGCTAATGGATCTCCAGCTTTAATGAGTAGATGACTTGATAAATTGTCCCACTTTCTTACTGCAGATTCAGCAATCATGCATCATTCCAGGAAATCCTGAATGAGTTGAATGATTACGCCGGCCAACGGGAGCTCATCGCCGAAAACATGATTACTGGCATCTGTGTCGAACTCACCAAGTACCTTCAAGAACTTAAACAAGAACGCAAAACAGTGAGAAAAGGAAGAAAGAACATGAGGGATGGGAAAGGGAGTAGGCTATTGTGACAGGCTGCAAGTTGACACGGCGTATCATCTTCTTAACTGCAGCACATTTATGTAAACCTCTTTGTTTTCTTCCTCAGCACCTGTCTGACGTCAAGAAGGCCCAGCAGAATTTAGAGGCCAGCTTTAAACACCTAGAAAGTGTGAGTCACATGTTGCACCTGCTTAAAAGTGTTTTCATTTGGTACCATATCAAAATACACTGGttgcacattttttatgaattgtaaCAAGTGACTCCTTTAACCAGTCCTCACAAAGCAGAACCACATATCACCTATACTTCACAGTAAATAAACTGGACCTGAATGTGACGTTACTGTTACATATGCGCCTCATAATCTTCATAGTCTTGTTTGACGACGCGTCATCCTTCAGTTCCATGGCTTGGTCATTTATTTGTCCCTTTTTATACGAAACACTGTGAGGCTACAGGTCAACAGACCCATCATTGTTCTCACATGACATCTGTTTTACacaaattatacagggtggggaagcaaaatttacaatgaacatttagttgttttttctcagcaggcactacgtcaattgttttgaaaccaaacatatattgatgtcataatcatacctaacactattatccataccttttcagaaacttttgcccatatgagtaatcaggaaagcaaacgtcaaacagtgtgtgatttgctgaatgcactcgtcacaccaaaggagatttcaaaaatagttggagtgtccataaagactgtttataatgtaaagaagagaatgactgtgagcaaaactattacgagaaagtctggaagatactattaaagaagaatgggagaagttgtcacccgaatatttgaggaacacttgcacaagtttcaggaagcgtgtgaaggcagttattgagaaagaaggaggacacatagaataaaaacattttctattatgtcaattttcttgtggcaaataaattctcatgactttcaataaactaattggtcatacactgtctttcaatccctgcctcaaaatattgtaaattttgcttccccaccctgtaggtactCATTGTACTCATTCATTCATGGTGCAAAATCAACCTTGAAAATAAATTAATCCCAGGACAAAATGCCCAGTGTGTAAAGACATGAACTGATGATTTATCATAAAATAATGTTTCAGAGAGCACAAAGGAAAAAGTGTCTACTGATCAGACAATATCATGTCCTGTTTTACCTGACATACAAAATCATAATGATTTAATGATTTTATTGAAAGTGAAACCTAAGGGCCATTTTAGATATAGGTAAATATGACTTGAAACAGCATCCAAGTACAAAAACATGTAGAATCTGTCcaaatgtacacatttttaaaaatatatatatttaaattttttctcaaTATTGGAAAAGACATTTAAGTTCAGACCACAAAAAACATGTCTGTGGTATTTTTACTGCTGTTAAAGGTATCAAAGCTTTTCAACATATTAACTTGAGCAACAAAATGTAAAGTGGACCACTGCAGCCTGTTTAAATGTTCAATATAGGAGAGTACAGTATATGTTGGAGTCCGGTCTGTCATTTTCTAATATCAGCTTAATCTGTTTCTAAACAAACAGCTCTCCTGGCTTATATAGATATCTATGTAGAGGACTTGACTGGCTTTTCCAAAAGCAATAATCTTTCTTCAGTGTCTCTCTTAAGCTCCTCTACAGTGGTAACATTGTGCAACACTAGCTAATGTAAACAACCAACTAACACAAACTGTATATAATCAAGCAAGCATATGTTCATGTGGTATTTTGAACCTTAAATATGGGCAAATATCTAATTTTCCTTCTCCTGTTGGACTTGAAATGACCTATGTGAAAAGGGGTTTCCAtaaattagctaatgttagctatgGCAGAGAAATTACAGCTTGGAAATTAATGGTGAATTGGTGATTTTTATGGTTATATCTTGAGATGAGATTGAACTTTATTCCTCTCTCAGCAAATTATTGTGCCGTATGTTGCTTGAACTGACAATTAACTACAAgagaataaaaacagtaaaacaagagCAAGAAAAGCATTTAAAAAGAAGAAATAGGAAGTATTGTGATGTTGACAGTGATAATTAAAAGTAAGTGAGGTGATAAAAGGTAAGATTGACTCCATTGTTAACATGTTTAGTAAAGCGTAAGCTCTCTGTTCTATATGATACACAATAACATTACGCACATAAACTTTTCTATCCTAAAATAAAATGCGAAAGAAAAACCCCCCActaaaatagcaataacaacaaGCACAAAAACCCACTCTCCACTACAACTCATCCTGCAGTCctgacaaatacagatacagataggCCTGTTCTGAATATGTTTATTgaaatgcatgtgtttgtgtgtctgtgttcatgccTGCAGACTAAGAAGCGCTTTGCCAAGGAGTGGGCGGAGGCTGAAAAAGCGACACAACAAGCAGAGAAAACGGAGAACGACCTCAATGCCACCAGACTCGATGTTGAAAAAGTAAACACGCATACAATAACACCAACATCTGAGCGATGATTTATgtcacctttgtttttttttacttaagttatTTAcagcctaaataaataaatgaataaatccctGAACTGTCTGCTCGCCCTGCTTTCCCATCTCCCTCTGTTTTTATTATACATCCCATCCCTCCCCGCATCCCCTCCTACATTCCTCAcactttgcatttttgttttgcatgttttttattTCTTCCTCTCCGAATCCTCTTATCTTTCCCCTTCTTCCATCTCCACTTCTGCATTCTCAAGGCCAAGCATAATGCCCATGCccgcacacacacagcagaggagtGCAGGAGCGACTACGCTGCACAGCTCCAGAAATACAACAAGGAACAGAACTTCTTCTACTATACAGAGATACCGCAGATTTTCAATGTGAGACAatgacacacacagatatatatatatatataaacactctCCCAATGTAATATGACTGGGCAGGACTCATACACCTGCTAATGGGGCAGAATACAAAGCAAACCCTTGTATTGTCTCAGTGTAAACCTTCTCCAGTCTGTTATGCATTTAAAAGTATAATATGGATATAGTGTATAATTAAAGGTTAATTCATGTGTTTGTGAACAGCAATTGCAGGACATGGATGAGCGGCGAATCCGACGGCTGGCAGAGGGCTACTGCCAGTTTTCAGACATTGAGAAAAACGTGCTGCCCATCATCTCTAAATGTCTGGAGGGAATCTCTACAGCAGGGGGCAAAACTAATGAGAAACAGGCAAGTGTGAGACTTTTCTCAGATACtatgttaatgaacatctaatGCTGAATTTTATGcgagattcttatatttttttaacgcTCCCACAGAGTCGGGTGTACTGTGTGGGCACTCTCCACGAGCACTGTTAtgacgtttgaggtttcatagtcaagtgtaccaatttcacatttaaaacaggtcGATGTGAAGACTTGCTGCTGAGCAGTCTATTGTGTGACACCAGGTACGCGTATGCAGAGTCTGCGTGGTTGTAGAAATTTAGCTTTGCACGGACGCATTCGTTGGACGTCCACATTGAGTCCACCCCGAGTGCTCGCAGATGTCTGCAGAGTCAAGTACACCCGACTCTGTGGAGGCTTTTACACATAGTATAAGGGAGCTAAATTTGTCTATCTGGGTAGAgacataaaaaaatcaaaacctGTATGAAAGAAGTGTACATGGTTTGTTGACTGATAATTTGGAAACCTGAGTTTCAACTAGGACATAGAGTAGCTTCAGGACACATCTAATACATGATACACCCATGAGATGGTTGGGTTTGCATTTAGTCACAGAGAGAAGCCTGACACAATTATTATATAATCCCCTTTGTGCtagcagtggatagcactgtcgcccTACAACAAGAATggcctgggttcgattccagcaccagttgacatgggtgggacctttctgtgtggagtttgcatgttctccccgtgtttgcgtgggGTCTCTCCggatactccggcttcctcccaccatccaaagacatgcactgattggttaaaactggtcaacctaaaattacccataggtgtgaatgtgagagtgattggttgtttgtctcagtgtcagccctgtgatgaactggtgacacatccaggcggtcccctgccttcacccataggtagttcggataggctccagcacccccatgaccctctcgaggataaagcggttcaggggatgactgacagactgactgacctttGTGCTGACAGGAATTATTTTAGTCTCCATTAAGATACTGCAAAACACAAACATCGCATTTCATCACTAGTTCCATTTGAGAACCTGGATTGTACCGCCATTTTCTTTCTCTGTATTCCTGGTGATGGGGTTTCTGTTTTTAAGTTATTCAGAGCAGATAGGTCCTTGTGCAATGTATGTTATAAAGGCAGAAAGacagttttaatttgttacagtaaaaaaaaaaaaaaaaggctatttgGTCACAGTTATCTGTATAATAAAAATGTTCTTAGTTGTAGTCTGTGAGACACCTAGATTCTTCTTCCAAGTCATTATATCTGTtgccatattgtttttttttttttttggaagcacATAAAGAGGTTAAGTCCCGCCCATTCCATTTATTCCTCAtacttattttgtaaaaaaaacaattgcATCACAATCAGTGGGGAGAACCAAGTACTTTTTTGATCTCATTTAAGTCATAGCATCATTTACACTTGTTTGTCAGTGTCCAATATAATTTTACAAGTGTGAAGGTCAttgattttcatcttttttaataGTGTTTCATCTGAGTCTCACATATGCCAGAGTACTGGTTGTTCTGGTGTTAGTTAGATGTTACAAAACTATATCTACCACAAACTGCATGTTTTTTGACTTATAAAATTATTTACATTGACAGAAATCATACTGTATCTGTAAATAGTTCACTTTTTATATTTTTCCCAAAGTTAAAACTAAGATATAAAACATAGACTGGAAATTGTCAAGCTAAAATTAACTTAGACTACATTGCTACCTAGCACTGTTACATTAGACACCACCAAGTAATTTCAGCTAGTTACCTGATAAATGTTAGCGCATACAGTTGtattaataactgtaatgtgaGCTTTGCATAATAGAGTTTTAGACATGAGTAGACATGAGTTTTAAAAACACTAGAGAAAGACAATAGACATTAGCTTTAGCTGGTTTAGCAGCTTAGCTCCAAAACTGAATCAATGCTCATATCAGCTGTGAATTATGCTAACAGCACGATTATTGTGTTAAAGTACAAGTAAACTTTATTGGTCTTTTTAGTGTACTTTTTAACCAGAAATACATTAGCGCTGTCTGTCAggaataaaatactttttaagAAAGTAAAcagaaggtaaacaaacaaacatctgacTTAGCACGCAAGCTAGCTGTCAATCATAGCTATTAATTATGCAGAACTTTAAGGCTTAATGTAATTTAAAGGGGTGAGTTACATAAAAAATAACCTCCTTATTGTTGTCATAACAGGGAAATGAGCTATAATGAACAAGTTTTTTGTATCAGGCTGtaaatatgttttgtttctggtgggtctATGTAGAGTCAGCCTCGAGTTGACATTAGTGAAGTTGTAGGTTTTGGCATAATTTTTCAGTCTCAGAGGTCGGAGCATGATAAAAATAGTTACTCGGACATGGACCGTGCTTAAAATTCAACATACGATGCTGATTATTAATAAATCTCTCGCAAAGGTGATTTCTGAATTGTATGGTAAATACTGTCATGCTTCTGTTAGACTTATGACAAAGTAATCCCTCTCATAAGCTTTTGTTCCATATGAAGGGCTTGTCCTAATTGAAAACTCCAGTGAATGATAAAGTCCATGTTCTTCGGTAATTATAGCATCATAGTTGCATCTTAATAAATGTATTTGTTGCTTCTGAAAAGTAATTGCATGAACCTCAACTTTGGTCCTTCCACAAAACCTAAAACCCCATGTTTTTCTCCCTGCAGGACTCAATGCTATTCATCGAGCAGCACAAATCTGGTTTCGAGCGACCTAGTGACGTAGAGTTTGAGGACTACTCCCAAGGAATCAAACCAGCAACCTCTGACTCCAGCCTCAACCCACCCAAAGTGCGCGCCAAGCTCTGGCCTTTCAGCAAGAAGCACAAGGTGAACTTAAAGTCTGTTGTCTTTGGACTTGACTTTGAAAAGGCATTGTCTTCTGGACTGGATTATTTTCAGCCTCTCCCTTCGCTGCTCCTCCTGCCTCTGTGCGTGACAACCTGAATTTCCTCTCTGGCCTGTTCTGCTTCCTGTTCATTAAATGTAGCTCTGCTAATCCTGTTGGTCTAAAATTATCATCTTACGGGTGATTTCACAGCCTTTAATCACTGCTGAAATTAAAGCAATGTGAATAGAGAACGAAAACCACAGTCAGAATTCCACTATTTGGATGAGTGTGAATCATGCACTGAAATATCCTGTGGCTTGTTACTTAAATATATTATCTTTAAAGTAGATTAAACATAATTTTAAAGTAAAGGACTGGAGTCATGATCAGTTGCCTTAGGTAAATATTTGCTACGTCAGAATATATATGAAAAATTTCCATCTCTTTTTCTGAAAAAGCCAAaaatcatttcaaacatttggatacattttaaatgttttagaatTTTAATATTTCCTTAACCTTTTTTCCATT from Sphaeramia orbicularis chromosome 1, fSphaOr1.1, whole genome shotgun sequence includes these protein-coding regions:
- the LOC115425851 gene encoding cdc42-interacting protein 4 homolog isoform X1, which gives rise to MDWGSDLWDQYDVIDKHTQSGLDLVERYIKFVKERTEIEQSYAKQLRSLTKKYTKRGSKDEQDCKFSNHASFQEILNELNDYAGQRELIAENMITGICVELTKYLQELKQERKTHLSDVKKAQQNLEASFKHLESTKKRFAKEWAEAEKATQQAEKTENDLNATRLDVEKAKHNAHARTHTAEECRSDYAAQLQKYNKEQNFFYYTEIPQIFNQLQDMDERRIRRLAEGYCQFSDIEKNVLPIISKCLEGISTAGGKTNEKQDSMLFIEQHKSGFERPSDVEFEDYSQGIKPATSDSSLNPPKVRAKLWPFSKKHKTSHAEKHMLPAAEDFSHLPPEQRKKRLQGKIDDINKDLQKAQDQSDALEKMKGVYEQNPQMGDPSSLEPQITETAQNIGRLRGELAKYESWLSEAIGGEESSNTINNNTQHSGVAADPTQNIYTEFDDEFDDIETPIGQCTALYTFEGNSEGTISITEGELLSIMEEDKGDGWMRVLRASGEEGYIPSSYVKLTP
- the LOC115425851 gene encoding cdc42-interacting protein 4 homolog isoform X2 — encoded protein: MDWGSDLWDQYDVIDKHTQSGLDLVERYIKFVKERTEIEQSYAKQLRSLTKKYTKRGSKDEQDCKFSNHASFQEILNELNDYAGQRELIAENMITGICVELTKYLQELKQERKTHLSDVKKAQQNLEASFKHLESTKKRFAKEWAEAEKATQQAEKTENDLNATRLDVEKAKHNAHARTHTAEECRSDYAAQLQKYNKEQNFFYYTEIPQIFNQLQDMDERRIRRLAEGYCQFSDIEKNVLPIISKCLEGISTAGGKTNEKQDSMLFIEQHKSGFERPSDVEFEDYSQGIKPATSDSSLNPPKVRAKLWPFSKKHKLPAAEDFSHLPPEQRKKRLQGKIDDINKDLQKAQDQSDALEKMKGVYEQNPQMGDPSSLEPQITETAQNIGRLRGELAKYESWLSEAIGGEESSNTINNNTQHSGVAADPTQNIYTEFDDEFDDIETPIGQCTALYTFEGNSEGTISITEGELLSIMEEDKGDGWMRVLRASGEEGYIPSSYVKLTP